One region of Vidua macroura isolate BioBank_ID:100142 chromosome 21, ASM2450914v1, whole genome shotgun sequence genomic DNA includes:
- the CDK9 gene encoding cyclin-dependent kinase 9: MAASPRTATPTRPRAAAGMSRDGAAASRGGTGGTRCCGNGAAAMAKQYDMVECPFCDEVSKYEKLAKIGQGTFGEVFKAKHRQTGKKVALKKVLMENEKEGFPITALREIKILQLLKHENVVNLIEICRTKASPYNRCKGSIYLVFDFCEHDLAGLLSNAHVKFTLSEIKKVMQMLLNGLYYIHRNKILHRDMKAANVLITRDGVLKLADFGLARAFSLAKNSQPNRYTNRVVTLWYRPPELLLGERDYGPPIDLWGAGCIMAEMWTRSPIMQGNTEQHQLTLISQLCGSITPEVWPNVDKYELYEKLDLPKGQKRKVKDRLKAYVKDPYALDLIDKLLVLDPAQRIDSDDALNHDFFWSDPMPSDLKNMLSTHNQSMFEYLAPPRRRGGHMPQQPANQGRNPAATNQTEFDRVF, from the exons ATGGCGGCGTCCCCAAGGACTGCAACGCCCACAAGGCCCCGCGCGGCGGCTGGTATGTCACGTGATGGCGCCGCCGCGTCACGTGGCGGAACGGGCGGGACGCGGTGCTGTGGCAACGGCGCGGCCGCCATGGCCAAGCAGTACGACATGGTCGAGTGCCCCTTCTGCGACGAGGTTTCCAAGTACGAGAAGCTCGCCAAGATCGGGCAGGGCACCTTCGG GGAAGTTTTCAAAGCCAAACATCGCCAAACAGGCAAGAAAGTAGCACTGAAGAAGGTGTTGATGGAAAATGAGAAGGAAGGG TTTCCCATCACAGCCTTGCGAGAAATTAAAATCCTCCAGCTGCTCAAACACGAGAATGTGGTGAACCTCATAGAAATCTGCAGGACCAAAG cctctccGTACAACCGGTGCAAGGGCAGCATCTACCTTGTGTTTGACTTCTGTGAGCACGACCTGGCTGGCCTTCTCAGCAACGCCCATGTCAAGTTCACACTGTCAGAGATCAAGAAAGTTATGCAGATGCTCCTGAACGGACTTTACTACATCCACAGGAACAAG ATCTTGCACCGAGACATGAAAGCAGCAAACGTCTTGATCACGCGGGATGGAGTCCTGAAGCTGGCGGACTTTGGGCTGGCTCGAGCTTTCAGCCTGGCTAAGAACAGCCAGCCAAACCGCTACACCAACCGCGTGGTGACCCTGTGGTATCggcccccagagctgctcctag GGGAGCGCGACTACGGCCCCCCCATTGATCTCTGGGGTGCAGGCTGCATCATGGCAGAGATGTGGACCCGCAGCCCCATCATGCAGGGGAACACGGAGCAGCACCAGCTCACCCTCATCAGCCAGCTCTGTGGATCCATCACACCGGAG GTGTGGCCGAATGTGGACAAGTACGAGCTGTACGAGAAGCTGGATCTCCCCAAGGGGCAGAAGCGGAAGGTGAAGGATCGCCTCAAGGCCTACGTCAAAGACCCCTACGCGCTGGACCTCATCGAcaagctgctggtgctggatCCCGCCCAGCGCATCGACAGCGACGACGCCCTGAACCACGACTTCTTCTGGTCGGACCCCATGCCCTCAGACCTCAAGAACATGCTGTCCACCCACAACCAGTCCATGTTTGAGTACCTGGCCCCACCACGCAGGAGGGGTGGGCACATGCCCCAGCAGCCGGCGAACCAGGGCAGGAACCCAGCGGCCACCAACCAGACTGAATTCGACAGAGTGTTTTGA